One part of the Pieris napi chromosome 4, ilPieNapi1.2, whole genome shotgun sequence genome encodes these proteins:
- the LOC125048804 gene encoding general transcription factor IIH subunit 2: MADDEQDPKEYRWETGYEKTWEAIKEDEDGLVEGLVAEFAQKAARKAVTQRRGPVRLGMMRHLLVAIDCSEAMSSQDLKPTRFLCTLKLLEKFIEEFFDQNPLSQLGLVTMKNKRAEKISELSGNVRKHIKVVQGLSNMSLTGEPSLQNTLELAGRVLKPLPAHASRELLVLFASLTTCDPGDISVTVQNLKNEGIRCSVIGLAAEVRICKKLCQDTGGEYGVVLDDIHYRSLLLEQTSPPPRARALDAGLVKMGFPHSAPPSTQSDTEPPITVCMCHIEEGEGVGGEGHLCPQCRSKYCSLPAQCRTCGLTLASAPHLARSYHHLFPVDPFEELKNEGQSQFCFACVRSFTDTDKQIYRCNRCLEHYCWECESMISTTLHVCPGCASRPHLYQRLPDTA, translated from the exons ATGGCTGATGATGAACAAGATCCCAAAGAATATAGATGGGAAACAGGTTATGAAAAAACTtg gGAAGCGATAAAAGAAGATGAAGATGGATTGGTGGAGGGGCTTGTGGCTGAATTTGCTCAAAAAGCAGCGAGAAAAGCCGTTACTCAACGCCGAGGACCAGTTCGGCTGGGTATGATGAGGCATCTACTTGTTGCCATTGACTGTTCTGAAGCTATGAGCTCACAGGACTTGAAACCGACTAGATTTCTTTGCACATTGAAG ttgttGGAAAAATTCATAGAAGAATTCTTTGACCAGAATCCTTTGAGCCAACTAGGCTTGGTtactatgaaaaataaaagggCAGAAAAAATCAGTGAGCTATCAGGGAATGTGAGGAAACATATTAAGGTGGTACAAGG ATTGTCCAACATGTCATTAACCGGGGAGCCATCACTACAGAATACTTTGGAACTTGCTGGCCGAGTCCTTAAACCACTGCCTGCGCATGCTTCACGggaattattagttttatttgcaTCACTTACAACATGTGATCCTGGTGATATAAGTGTTACTGTACAG AACCTGAAGAATGAAGGAATAAGATGCTCTGTGATAGGATTGGCTGCTGAAGTTAGAATATGCAAGAAATTATGCCAGGACACTGGTGGAGAATATGGT GTGGTATTAGATGACATCCATTACCGTTCTCTCCTACTAGAACAAACATCACCGCCACCGCGCGCCCGTGCACTGGACGCCGGCTTGGTCAAAATGGGCTTCCCACACTCTGCTCCACCCTCCACTCAGTCTGATACAGAGCCACCAATCACTGTCTGCATGTG ccACATTGAAGAAGGTGAAGGTGTAGGAGGTGAAGGCCATCTATGTCCACAGTGTCGTAGCAAATACTGTTCACTACCTGCACAGTGTCGGACCTGTGGACTGACACTAGCATCAGCACCACATCTTGCAAG ATCATATCATCATCTGTTTCCTGTTGATCCATTTGaggaattaaaaaatgaaggaCAAAGTCAATTCTGTTTTGCATGTGTAAGATCTTTCACAGATACTGATAAGCAG ATATATCGGTGTAACCGTTGTCTGGAGCATTATTGTTGGGAATGTGAGAGCATGATATCGACAACACTACATGTCTGCCCCGGATGTGCTTCTCGCCCTCACCTCTATCAACGGTTACCAGATACAGCTtga
- the LOC125048558 gene encoding high mobility group protein 20A has product MEIDSSNIDENNQEKQSVESSVIPENEKPETNILPTPTAPNNISDIDSTSNSVSKEGKAKKPKKRKPKVLRDVTAPRQPLTGYVRFSNERREQLRAQQPELGFAELTKKLASEWSKLPVEAKQLYLDAADHDKERYMKEWTEYKKTDSYKEFRRQQMEQKDPNSSTKKLKQIQSNDNNNVSGNALLDQTVPVTNTTSASTNNSSRLATPPRTRPCVTPALGEDLGDTDIPIFTEQFLQHNKLRESELRQLRKANSDYEQQNATLQRHAEEVSAATARLRAETAAAAERTAALVGHRKALVAALVQALQSTILPLSGGPEGATENNIEEYMEKLQKMVTENKNNALLKQALDNLNYVSFHLPVLGQ; this is encoded by the exons ATGGAGATAGACTCATCTAACATAGATGAAAATAATCAAGAAAAACAATCTGTAGAAAGCTCGGTTATTCCAGAGAATGAAAAGCCTGAAACAAATATTCTACCTACACCAACAGCTCCCAATAATATTAGTGACATCGATTCCACTTCAAATTCTGTAAGCAAAGAAGGCAAAGCCAAGAAACCCAAAAAACGTAAACCAAAAGTTCTTCGTGATGTTACTGCCCCTCGTCAACCTCTAACTG gATATGTTAGGTTTTCAAATGAGCGTCGTGAACAACTTAGAGCACAACAGCCAGAGCTTGGCTTTGcagaattaacaaaaaaattggcaAGTGAATGGAGTAAGTTACCTGTAGAGGCAAAGCAACTATATTTAGATGCTGCAGATCATGATAAAGAAAG GTATATGAAAGAGTGgactgaatataaaaaaacagactCATATAAAGAGTTTCGGAGACAGCAAATGGAACAAAAGGATCCTAATAGTTCAACAAAGAAGTTAAAACAGATCCAATCTaatgacaataataatgtttcag GTAATGCACTACTCGATCAAACAGTGCCAGTAACAAACACCACCTCAGCCTCTACAAACAATTCCAGTCGCCTAGCTACACCGCCCAGAACAAGACCTTGTGTGACACCAGCATTA gGAGAGGATCTTGGTGATACAGACATACCAATATTTACGGAACAGTTTCTCCAGCACAACAAATTAAGGGAATCAGAGTTACGACAGCTAAGAAAGGCCAATTCAGATTATGAACAACAG AATGCAACTTTGCAACGTCACGCTGAAGAAGTGAGCGCGGCGACAGCCCGGCTGCGAGCAGAAACCGCAGCAGCTGCGGAGCGTACAGCTGCGCTGGTTGGACATCGCAAAGCACTTGTCGCTGCCTTGGTGCAAGCTTTGCAGTCCACTATTTTACCTCTATCAG GTGGGCCAGAAGGTGCAACAGAAAACAATATAGAGGAATATATGGAAAAATTGCAAAAGATGGTAACTGAGAACAAGAACAATGCATTGCTAAAGCAAGCTCTTGACAATCTTaactatgtttcatttcatctgCCAGTCCTGGGTCAATAG
- the LOC125048560 gene encoding histone RNA hairpin-binding protein — translation MSACVIGITATSENEPQQQNGRRATKEKMKLETKDKTSCRKKQKRHNSEHDTESVSSGGSGKPKKELEIEMDASVLQRRQKQIDFGKNTVGYQNYLSKISISDRAKEDPKTPDKYSKYSRRSWDMLIKIWRKKLHEYDVDGKSSKADHYSDIESEG, via the exons ATGAGTGCATGTGTCATTGGTATCACTGCTACCAGTGAAAATGAGCCGCAACAACAAAATg GTCGAAGAGCCACAAAAGAAAAGATGAAGTTGGAAACCAAAGATAAAACAAGttgtagaaaaaaacaaaaacgtcATAATTCTGAACATGATACTGAAAGTGTTTCTAG tGGAGGCAGTGGTAAACCAAAAAAGGAATTGGAAATCGAGATGGATGCTTCAGTTTTACAGAGACGtcaaaaacaaattgattttGGAAAAAATACTGTTGGCTACCAGAATTACTTATCTAAGATTTCTAt ATCAGACAGAGCAAAAGAAGACCCAAAAACACCAGATAAGTATTCTAAGTATAGTAGGAGGTCTTGGGATATGCTCATCAAAATATGGAGAAAGAAATTACATGAATATGATGTTGATGGTAAAAGTTCTAAAGCTGACCATTATTCTGATATAGAAAGTGAGGGATAa
- the LOC125048557 gene encoding exportin-6 translates to MSNFESTEALASLEMVMLEFNAPTTNNFRKREIELMLESFFNNRESWKHCLLFLQKSQNQYVLMLILTTLENIINRQWYYLSDDEKVEIRMTLLYELTAKHDKMLYYIRNKLAALIVAIARNDWPHLYPDFFNNIVELLKYDGQRCIVGLVLAQTASEELGAARDTGVLLPSARRSQLERLMLKGMPQMLAALNNILEKNAEKEGQSNPPPSPTSGMPQTSALPDLLANAHDVQSNEKNMNMEIVVKCLTTLQHLFSWLPLSSHVPPSLVTTVFYWGSTATQSQSVEAALAGLGGVCELLYRRYAPPSSAATALRLHHCALRLLRHLTHNPHNMQRTHHEYLNKLSEFLKLFVSLHFKRLEAEPEFDAIEFLSYLFQFTFQVPTCETFISCLDIWLQFIDVLKPEDTAKYWEALQALVIGILNKIQFQHNKAQLQHLDNDVCDDDGETEWQTFLKHCIECIARVADLASLEVFTAVMERWQGLAGVHARLVGRGAGAAVAGNAPDADRMLAALLDLATLTRLLGRLAPALLNDAESEGGANAARGAAGAALVERCAHALSAAALTRPHQTAPHAHAHVTLHAEMFACMGAWCCYASECNVPLHTMEGLFAVAVPFLIPHEVPEPPLLCHAAAHLLLSLSKNVKFSRDPITLCGDLYHHAERSLHYLEPKTAGVVREALVAMALSRGPSGVGAGGDAARALISSWAGALTTAGPKVALPPLTELLHAFADAPTNSKKIIAESMCWAAESALRMLCEPSWSAAESEITAFFLALFTALLPQLGPFSYTAIELFLQVAQKESGDNEGSLERLVECVRLGVEAGGNGVRVRGVLDLLHSHVLPRATLHAPELVRAAHRALASVLIYRWRYFFPSKCEAEESERRLTEFRGALTAFGRALLLSDIELLRHTLRTLDLLDTKWKLYHKAIFRSEFMGEFLSVLLSGVCEGGARALLRDEVLACAHAMATVDFPTFRTGFLPHFLASLPDLATEHVQHLADFPPDTDLPTFTQNILRLMNDVNCYRAYRTLSLPSMDA, encoded by the exons ATG agtAATTTTGAAAGTACAGAGGCCCTTGCCTCCTTGGAAATGGTTATGTTAGAGTTTAATGCACCtactacaaataattttagaaaaagaGAAATTGAGTTGATGCttgaaagtttttttaataatagagaATCATGGAAacattgtttgttatttttgcaAAAATCTCAGAACCAATATGTGCTTATGCTAATATTAACTACTCTTGAG AACATTATCAACAGACAGTGGTATTATTTAAGTGATGATGAGAAAGTTGAAATTAGAATGACATTGTTGTATGAACTGACAGCTAAACATGACAAGATGTTGTACTATATACGAAATAAATTAGCTGCCCTAATTGTTGCTATAGCCAGGAATGATTGGCCGCATCTTTATCCAGACTTTTTCAACAACATTGTGGAG CTTCTAAAATATGATGGCCAAAGATGTATAGTCGGTTTGGTGTTGGCCCAAACAGCTAGTGAAGAATTAGGTGCTGCTAGAGATACCGGTGTATTACTCCCTTCTGCACGGCGAAGTCAATTGGAGAGGTTAATGCTTAAGGGAATGCCACAAATGCTTGCAGCTCTTAACA ATATTCTGGAAAAAAATGCTGAAAAGGAAGGTCAGTCTAATCCACCTCCTTCCCCAACTTCTGGCATGCCACAGACTTCAGCTCTACCAGATTTACTTGCTAATGCCCATGATGTACAATCAAATGAAAA GAACATGAACATGGAGATAGTAGTTAAATGTCTCACTACATTACAGCATTTATTCTCTTGGCTTCCGCTGTCATCTCATGTCCCACCATCTCTAGTCACAACTGTTTTCTACTGGGGAAGTACAGCCACCCAGTCTCAG agCGTAGAGGCAGCGTTAGCGGGCCTGGGTGGGGTGTGTGAGTTGCTGTACAGACGATACGCGCCACCATCTTCCGCGGCAACTGCTTTGCGTTTACATCACTGCGCGTTACGCCTGTTGCGTCATCTCACGCACAATCCACACAACATGCAGAGAACGCATCACGA gtatttaaataagttatcgGAATTCTTAAAGTTATTTGTCTCGTTGCATTTCAAAAGACTTGAAGCGGAACCCGAATTTGACGCTATAGAGTTCTTGTCATATTTGTTCCAGTTTACATTCCAG GTGCCGACGTGTGAAACGTTTATAAGCTGTTTGGATATATGGCTACAATTTATTGATGTGTTAAAACCTGAAGATACTGCCAA GTATTGGGAGGCTCTTCAGGCGCTTGTAATCGGTATTCTAAACAAGATACAGTTCCAGCATAATAAAGCGCAATTACAGCACCTCGACAATGACGTTTGTGATGACGAT GGTGAAACTGAATGGcagacatttttaaaacactgCATCGAATGCATTGCTCGAGTGGCCGATTTAGCTTCGTTGGAAGTGTTCACAGCTGTG ATGGAGCGTTGGCAAGGCTTAGCAGGCGTACACGCACGTCTAGTAGGACGTGGCGCGGGGGCTGCGGTCGCGGGAAACGCGCCCGACGCAGATCGAATGCTAGCGGCACTTCTGGACTTGGCTACTCTCACAAGGTTACTGGGAAGGTTGGCACCGGCCCTGTTGAATG ATGCCGAAAGCGAGGGGGGTGCTAACGCAGCTCGCGGCGCAGCGGGTGCCGCGCTAGTGGAACGGTGTGCGCACGCGTTGTCCGCCGCCGCACTCACGAGACCGCATCAGACCGCACCGCACGCGCACGCACACGTTACTCT TCACGCAGAGATGTTCGCCTGTATGGGTGCGTGGTGCTGCTACGCGAGTGAATGCAACGTGCCCTTACATACAATGGAGGGACTGTTCGCCGTTGCCGTGCCTTTTCTCATACCACATGAAGTGCcg GAACCGCCATTATTGTGTCACGCGGCAGCTCATCTCCTGCTAAGTTTATCAAAGAATGTGAAGTTTTCAAGAGATCCTATTACATTGTGTGGAGATCTTTATCATCATGCAGAGAGATCTTTACACTATCTAGAACCAaag ACGGCCGGTGTAGTGCGTGAGGCTCTAGTGGCAATGGCCTTATCTAGAGGCCCCAGTGGTGTGGGAGCGGGTGGTGACGCGGCAAGGGCTCTGATTTCGTCGTGGGCCGGGGCTCTAACAACCGCAGGGCCTAAGGTTGCGTTGCCTCCGCTTACTGAATTGCTGCACGCGTTCGCTGATGCGCCAACTAAttctaaaaag ATAATAGCGGAAAGCATGTGTTGGGCTGCGGAAAGTGCTCTCCGTATGTTATGTGAGCCGAGTTGGTCGGCTGCTGAATCGGAAATTACGGCGTTCTTCCTCGCATTGTTCACAGCCCTATTGCCACAACTTGGCCCCTTCTCTTACACCGCTATTGAATTGTTCTTGCAAGTTGCGCAaaa AGAATCTGGTGACAACGAAGGTAGCTTGGAGCGGCTGGTGGAATGCGTGCGGCTTGGCGTAGAGGCCGGTGGCAACGGCGTGCGCGTGCGTGGCGTGCTCGATCTTCTTCACTCGCACGTGCTGCCTCGTGCTACGTTGCACGCGCCGGAACTTGTACGCGCCGCTCACAGGGCTCTTGCcag TGTGCTAATATATCGTTGGCGGTATTTCTTCCCTTCCAAATGCGAAGCGGAGGAAAGTGAGAGAAGGTTAACGGAGTTCCGTGGCGCGCTCACGGCCTTTGGACGCGCATTGCTCTTGTCAGATATAGAACTACTACGACATACGCTACGGACCCTTGATCTATTAGATACTAAGTGGAAACTGTATCATAAG gCGATATTCCGTTCAGAATTCATGGGCGAGTTTTTGTCAGTACTACTGAGTGGTGTTTGTGAAGGCGGAGCGCGTGCGTTACTTCGAGACGAAGTATTAGCATGCGCACACGCAATGGCCACAGTTGACTTCCCGACATTTCGGACGGGCTTTCTTCCTCACTTTCTTGCCTCGCTGCCGGATCTGGCAACAGAACACGTACAACATCTAGCAGACTTCCCACCAGATACG GATCTGCCGACATTCACACAGAACATTCTTCGTCTTATGAATGACGTAAACTGCTATCGTGCGTACAGAACACTTTCGTTGCCCTCTATGGACGCCTAA
- the LOC125048559 gene encoding ADP-ribose pyrophosphatase, mitochondrial, translating into MIRSRLSMLTHFKCRAGFYPRSNIERDDVPDNKVSWDTEFKKYNPPTYTSPTTKGKPWADPDIAKPDFKPKWNNLDGHVNRMSHTGNYKILNGFPLNPVGRTGITGRGVLGRWGPNHAADPVVTRWKPDQSNRQILQFIAIKRSDTGEWALPGGMVDPGEKVAAAAIREFQEEALNTLEASEAEKESLKEKFKNFFSGGIEIYSGYVDDPRNTDNAWMETVAFNFHDNDGSIVGELQLNAGDDAVGVCWVDITSDLKLYASHKDIVDSVLARHITSN; encoded by the exons ATGATTCGATCCAGACTGAGTATGCTCACTCACTTTAAATGTAGAGCAGGATTTTATCCTCGATCCAATATTGAACGAGATGATGTTCCTGATAATAAAGTGTCATGGGACACTGAATTCAAAAAATACAATCCTCCTACTTACACTTCACCGACTACTAAAGGAAAACCTTGGGCTGATCCTGATATAG CAAAACCTGACTTTAAGCCTAAATGGAATAACTTAGATGGACATGTAAACCGTATGAGTCATACCgggaattataaaattttaaatggcTTTCCCTTAAATCCTGTTGGACGTACCGGAATAACAGGTAGAGGCGTGTTAGGAAGATGGGGGCCAAATCATGCTGCTGATCCAGTTGTAACAAGGTGGAAACCAGACCAAAGTAATAG GCAGATTCTTCAATTCATAGCCATTAAACGGAGTGACACTGGAGAATGGGCTCTTCCTGGTGGAATGGTTGATCCTGGAGAGAAAGTTGCAGCTGCCGCTATTAGAGAATTTCAAGAAGAAGCATTAAATACTTTAGAAGCTTCTGAAG ctGAAAAGGAAAGTttgaaagagaaatttaagaACTTCTTCAGTGGTGGCATTGAAATATATAGTGGATATGTTGATGATCCTCGCAATACTGACAATGCTTGGATGGAAACTGTTGCATTCAATTTCCATGATAATGATGGTTCCATTGTTGGAGAATTACAACTAAATGCAGGAGATGATGCAGTAGGAGTTTGTTGGGTAGACATAACATctgatttaaaattgtatgcaAGCCATAAAGATATTGTTGATTCTGTATTAGCTAGGCATATTACATCTAActga
- the LOC125048805 gene encoding BET1 homolog encodes MRRARDGYQYQPIPRAPTENVLEHENERMAEELSGKISTLKHMSIEIGNEVRYQDKILRGLDDDADRSSGFLGKTMSRVLNLGKGNHNYYIFYLFLFSIFVFFVLYIVLKFR; translated from the coding sequence ATGAGGAGAGCTCGAGACGGTTACCAGTATCAGCCTATTCCACGGGCTCCAACTGAGAATGTTTTGGAACATGAAAATGAACGAATGGCTGAAGAGCTCAGTGGAAAAATCTCAACACTAAAACATATGTCAATAGAAATCGGAAATGAAGTACGCTATCAGGATAAAATTCTACGTGGTCTGGATGATGATGCTGACAGAAGCTCAGGATTCCTAGGAAAAACGATGAGTAGGGTCCTTAATCTTGGCAAGGGAAATCACAACtactacattttttatttgttcctATTTTcgatttttgttttctttgtactgtacattgttttaaaattcagGTGA